The following DNA comes from Kiritimatiellales bacterium.
TCGATACCGCGGCGATGTACGGTGAGAGTGAAAAAGTTCTCGGCCTGGCGCTGACGGAACTCAATGCCGGAGATAAAGCGGTGCTGGTGAGTAAAAGTCCGCCGGTCAGCGAGGCGAAAATTCCGGCGGATGAAGTTGAAACGTTTATTGAAAAATCACTGCGGCAGTCGCTGAAAAATCTGGGAGTTGACTCTCTGCCGGTTTTTCTGTTCCACCGCGATCAGGATATTGCCTGGATGGATGCTTTGCACCGGATGAAAGAGCTGGGGCTTGTGCAAAGAATCGGAGTGTCGGTGGATTCGCTTGAGCTCGCCGGGCAGATTTTCAGTCATTCTCTGGTGGATGCAGTGCAGCTGCCGCACAATCTGTTTGACCGCCGTTTTTCTTCCGGGCCGTATTTTAAGGCACTGTATCAACGAAACGCTTTGCTGTTTATTCGCAGTGCATTTTTGCAAGGACTGCTGCTGATGCCTGAAGAAAAAATCCCTGTTGCGCTGAGTGTGGTTGTTCCTGTCCGGCATAAACTGGAAGAAATTGCCCGTACTGCGGGAATGGGTATGCCGGAACTTTGCTTGCGGTATAATTTCAGTTTTCCGGAAATCACCAGTGTGCTGATTGGAGTGGATTCGGTGCAGCAGCTAAAAGAAAATGTAATGATGCTTGAGCGCGGCCCGCTGGACGCAGCGTTGCTCGATTTGATTCATGAAAGTGTGCCGGAGTTTCCGGAATCAATTATTCGTCCGTCGCAGTGGAGTAAATAGCAGATTCGCCACAAAAAACACGAAAAACAAATCTAACCACAGAATACACTGCACACACAGATTTTTTAACAAAGAGGTAACAAAGGAAAACAGGAGAAAATGGTAGGGCGCGCAGTCCCTTGCGCGCCGTATATATGAAAAATTATAACATGAAATGTAGCGCAAGCGTCCCGCTTGCTTAAACAACCGGGACGGTTGTTCTACTTAGATTCAACCGCTGATAACACGGAGATAAACGGATTTAAAACACGAAAATGGAGATCACTAAAAATAACCTAAAGCCTCTAGCCTAAAGTCTAAGGTCTTTTAAAATTATGAAAACAAATAACCTGCCTCTTAAAAATAAAACCATCCGTCTGGCGATGATCGGAAGCACGTCCGGCAACGGCCATCCCTATTCGTGGAGCGCGATTTTCAACGGCTACGACCGCGAGCGCATGACGAATGAATGTCCGTTTACCGGGATTCCGCAGTATTTAAATAAAGAACCTGCCGATACGCTGCGGATCCCCGGCGCTGAAGTGACGCATATCTGCTGCATCGGCGACGGCGGGTTTTCTGCGGAACATGTGGCCGCCTGCTCACTGATTCCGAATGTTGTCGAGCGTCCGGAAGAGGTGATCGGTCAGGTGGATGCGGTGATTGTGGCGACGGATAAAGGGTATGAACACGTTGAGCGCTGCCGTCCGTTTATTAAGACGGGCCTGCCGCTGTTTGTCGACAAGCCGCTGGCGGATAATACGGCCGATCTTGACACGTTTATTCAATGGGTGAACGACGGGCATGCAATCATGTCGTCGAGCAGTATGCGCTATGCCAAAGAGTTTATGCCGTACCGGCTTTCAACCCGCGAACTGGGCGACTTGCGGTTTGTTTCCATTACGTCGCCGAAGAGCTGGGAGCGTTACGGCATTCATGCACTGGAGGCGATTTATCCGATACTGGGTCCCGGATTTTTATCTGTCCGGAACACCGGCAGCGAAAAGCGGAATGTCGTCCATATTAAACACCGTTCCGGTGCGGACGCCGTCGTCATAGTGTCGGCGGATATGTACGGCTCGTTCGGCTGCCTGCAGTT
Coding sequences within:
- a CDS encoding Gfo/Idh/MocA family oxidoreductase; the encoded protein is MKTNNLPLKNKTIRLAMIGSTSGNGHPYSWSAIFNGYDRERMTNECPFTGIPQYLNKEPADTLRIPGAEVTHICCIGDGGFSAEHVAACSLIPNVVERPEEVIGQVDAVIVATDKGYEHVERCRPFIKTGLPLFVDKPLADNTADLDTFIQWVNDGHAIMSSSSMRYAKEFMPYRLSTRELGDLRFVSITSPKSWERYGIHALEAIYPILGPGFLSVRNTGSEKRNVVHIKHRSGADAVVIVSADMYGSFGCLQLCGTAGSVQTVFKDSFFSFKAQLEAFVEYLRTGTHPFPFSETVELIRMVAAGIRSREEQGTEIWINE
- a CDS encoding aldo/keto reductase produces the protein MKQEILSGISKLTLGTVQFGLNYGIANSGGQPEYRTCRDIVAGALEAGINCFDTAAMYGESEKVLGLALTELNAGDKAVLVSKSPPVSEAKIPADEVETFIEKSLRQSLKNLGVDSLPVFLFHRDQDIAWMDALHRMKELGLVQRIGVSVDSLELAGQIFSHSLVDAVQLPHNLFDRRFSSGPYFKALYQRNALLFIRSAFLQGLLLMPEEKIPVALSVVVPVRHKLEEIARTAGMGMPELCLRYNFSFPEITSVLIGVDSVQQLKENVMMLERGPLDAALLDLIHESVPEFPESIIRPSQWSK